The following is a genomic window from Hyphomicrobiales bacterium.
TTCGGAGCGCCCCCGGGCTTCCCGCACCATCCGGCTAAATGACGCCGACAACATCATCGTTGCCGTCGATCCGATCGAGCCGGGCGCCGTGGCCGAAGACGTTGTCGCGACGGCGCGCGTGCCGCGCGGCCACAAGATGGCGATCGTGCCGATCGCTCAGGGTGAGCCGGTCCGCAAGTTCGGGCAGATCATCGGCTTCGCCTCCACCGCGATCGCCCCCGGTGATTGGGTGCACGAACACAATGTCGAGATGCATGAGTTCGCGCGTGAATATCATTTTGCCGAGGACGCGCGTGATGAGCCCGTGCTGCCGCTCACCGAGCAGGCGACGTTTCAGGGCTTCCGCCGCGCCAACGGCAAGGTTGGCACGCGCAACTACATCGGCATCCTCACCTCGGTGAATTGCTCGGCGACCGTGGCGCGCTACATCGCCAAGGAGATCGAGCGCTCGGGGCTTCTCGACGATCACCCCAATATCGATGGCGTCATCCCGCTCGTGCACGGGGGCGGCTGTGCCCTCGATGTGAAGGGCGAGGGTTATGAGATCCTCAAGCGCACCCAATGGGGCTATGCCACGAACCCCAACATGGCCGGCGTCCTCATGGTGGGCCTCGGCTGCGAGGGCTTCCAGATCAGCCGCTGGATGGAGGCTTATGGCGTGAAGGAGAGCGACACCTTCCGCTCCTTCGTCATCCAGGATGTCGGCGGCACCAAAAAGACGGTTGCCGCGGGCGTGGAGGCCATCCGCGACATGCTGCCGATCGTGGGGCAGGCCAAGCGCACCACGGTGCCTGCCTCCGAGATCGTGCTGGCGCTGCAGTGCGGCGGGTCCGACGGCTACTCCGGCATCACGGCCAATCCCGCGCTTGGCGCGGCGGTCGATATCCTCGTCCACCAGGGCGGCACCGCCATCCTGTCGGAAACGCCCGAGATCTATGGGGCCGAGCATCTGCTCACGCGCCGCGCGGCCGATCGCGCGACCGGCGAGAAGCTCGTCTCCATGATCCAATGGTGGGAGGACTACACCGCCCGCAACAAGATGGAGATGAACAACAATCCATCGCCCGGCAACAAGGCTGGCGGCCTCACCACGATCCTCGAGAAGTCACTGGGCGCGGCCGCCAAGGGTGGCACGAAGACGCTCGCCGGCGTCTATCACTATGCCGAGCCCATCGACCGGCATGGCTTTGTCTACATGGACACGCCCGGCTACGATCCGGTCTCGGCCACCGGGCAGGTGGCTGGCGGCGCCAATGTGCTGTGCTTCACCACCGGTCGCGGTTCCGCCTATGGCTGCAAGCCGACCCCTTCGATCAAGATCGCGACGAACACCGTGATGTACGAGCGCATGATCGACGACATGGATCTCAACTGCGGTGATGTGCTCGACGGGGTCTCGATTGCCGACAAGGGCAAGGAGATCTTCGAGAAGGTCCTGAAGGTCGCTTCGGGTGAGCGCTCGAAGTCCGAGGAGAACGGTTACGGCGACACCGAATTCGTGCCGTGGCAAGTCGGCGCGACCATGTGACGATGCCAAAGGCGTGATCGCGGCCGGATTCCCGGCCGCGATTGCGAGCCTTTGCGGCATCGAAGGCGATTGCAGGGACGTGAGCGTGGATGGTATGGGGCGCGAGCCCCGGTTCGGCCAAGTCAGGTCCGACCAAGCCATGTTCAATCGGTTCGCTTCATTGTGACAGCCCGCTCCGTCCTGTTCCTCATCACCGAAGACTGGTTCTTCGTCTCGCATTTCCTGCCAATGGCCCGGAAAGCGCGGGAGATGGGCCTTGATGTCACGGTGGTGACACGCGTACGGGCCCATCGGGCCGAGATCGAGGCGACGGGTGCGCGCGTCATCGCGCTCGATGCGGAACGGCGCAGCCTCAATCCCCTGGCTGTCCTCAGCTATCTCAGGACCCTCATTCAGATCCTCAGGGATGAACGCCCCGATATCCTGCACTGCATTGCCCTCAGGGTGATCCTGCTGGGTGGCGTCGCCGCGCGCTTCGCGAAGATTCGCAATCGTGTCTATGCGGTCACCGGCTTCGGCTTCCTCGGAGCGCGGCGGGATCTCGCCGGTCGGCTGGCGCGTCTCGGGCTCAGCGCTATTCTGCGCGGGCCGCTGGATGGCGGGGGAACGCGCTATCTGTTTGAAAACGAGGATGATCCGCGGGTGCTGGGGCTCAGCCCCGCCGACCCAAGGGTGCTGATCGTCGGTGGCGCGGGCGTCGACCCGGAGGCTTATCCGGTGGCGCCCATGCCGGCCTTGCCGCCGCTTCGGGTGGCTGTGGTGGCGCGCATGCTGTGGTCCAAGGGCATCGACCTTGCCGTCGAGGCCGTACGCCGCGCGCGCCTCGCAGGGGCCGACGTGACGCTGTCGCTCTACGGAGCCCCCGACCCGTCCAATCCCAAGGCTGTGCCGGCAGAGCGCCTGCGTGCCTGGGGAGAGATTCCCGGCGTTCACTGGCACGGCCCGACACGGGATCCGGCGGCCGTGTGGCGCGATCACCATGTCTGCCTTCTGCCATCACGTGGGGGGGAGGGGCTGCCACGAACCCTCCTCGAAGGCGCCATGTGCGGCAAGGCTCTCGTCACGACCGACGTCCCCGGCTGTCGCAGCCTGGTGCGGGACGGGGTCGAGGGGTTCGTTGTTCCAGCGGAGGCGGGTGCTCTTGCCGAGGCCTTGCAGCGCCTTGCCGCCGATCCGGCGCTCGTTGCGCGGTTCGGTGGCGCCGCCCGCAGCCGCATCTTGACGGGTTACACGGAACGGCATGTCATGGAGGCGGTAGGCCGCCTTTACGCCGGGCTTCTGGATGAATTGGCCCTGGCCGGCCGAACGGAGGTGAAGCCATGATCGGCGACACCGCGGCGGAGCGGCGCGCCTTTATCGAGGAGCATACCCGCCTCCTGCCCGTGCCTCATGCGCCGGAGATCAGTCTCTATGTCGCCGACGAGGCAACCGAGCTGTGGCAGAAGACCGAGGAGGAGATCGGCACGCTCGGTCTGCCGCCGCCTTTCTGGGCTTTTGCCTGGGCCGGGGGGCAGGCGCTGGCGCGCTATGTCATCGACAACCCGGATGTCGTACGCGGCAGGCGGGTGCTTGATTTCGCGGCGGGTTCAGGGCTCGTCGGCATCGCGGCGGCGCGCGCCGGTGGCGTCGACGTGACATGCGCCGATATCGATGGCTTCGCTGTCTCCGCCATCGGCCTCAATGCCGCGGTGAACGGCGTTGCCGTGACGCCGATGACGCGGGATATCATCGGCCTCGACGAAGGCTGGGACGTGGTTCTCGCTGGCGATATCTTTTATGAGCGCGATCTCGCCGCGCGTGTCAGCGGGTGGCTCTCGTCTCTGGCAGCGCGGGGGGCCACCGTGCTGATTGGCGATCCCGGACGCAGCTATCTGCCCAAGGACCGGCTGGAAGCCCTCGCGACCTACCATGTCCCGGTGACGCGCGCCCTCGAGGACAGCGAGATCAAGCAATCCTGCGTCTGGCAGTTCCGCTGCGGCCGGGATCAATCGGCGGCCTCCGCGTTGTGAGTTTTCCGGGGGTGTGCTAGCGCGGTCACCATGAAACCGATCAAGCTGCCTGAGTTGCCCGGCGATACCATTCCCATGCTCGTGCGCCTGTGGCACGAATGGGTGAAGCCGCATTGGCCGACGCTTGCCGTCTCGTTGGTTCTGGTGGTGGTGATTGCGGCGACGACGGGCACTTATCCGCTGCTGATCTCGAAGGCCTTCGACGCTTTCACGGCAAAGGACGAGCGCGCATTGCTGCTGGCGCCGCTGGTCGTCATCGCGGCGACATTCGTGCGCGGCTTCGCCATGTATTTCCAGACGGTGCTGACCAACAAGGTGGTCACCCGGATCGAGGCCGACATGCAGAGCGCGCTCTACGCGCATCTCATCGACGGCGATCTGGCGCAGCTCTCTCGCGAGAGCCCTGCCACGCTCACGCAGCGCTTCAGCACGGATTTCATCTATATCAAGGAGGCGATGGCGCGGGTCTTCACAGTGTTGCTGCGCGATGGCGCCACGATGATCGCGCTCATCATCGCGATGCTGTGGATCGACCCGGTCCTCACGCTCCTCGCCGGCGCGATTGCCCCCTTCGCCAGCCGCCCGATCGCCAAACTCGGCAAGCGTTTGCGGCGGGTCGCGACGTCAACACAGGAAGAGATAGGCGCGATGGCGAGCCTCGTTTCCGAGAGCCTGGGCGGCGCGCGCGTGGCCAAGACTTTTGGGCTGGAGGGTTACCTCAAGGAGCAGGCGCGCGGGGCTTTCGAGAAGGTGCGCGATCTCAAGATGAAGGCCGCCAACGCCCGCGCCCGGCTCGACCCGCTCCTTGAAGTCGCCGGAGGATTCGCGATTGCGGCTGTGTTGGCCTACACCGGCTGGCGCATCCTCGCCGGCACCAGCACCGTGGGCGACTTCACAGGCTTCGTCGCCGCCCTAATCTGGGCGGCCCAGCCCATCCGTACGCTCGGCAATCTCAATGCCATCGTGCAGGAGGCGATGTCCGCGCTGAAACGCTTCTACGCGGTCATGGACGAGAAGGCCACCATCGTCGACAAGCCGGGCGCCAAGCAGCTCGCGCTGGGCAAAGGCGAGCTCGCATTCGCGGATGTGCGCTTCAGCTACAATGCGGAGGCGTCAGCGCTGGACGGCATCGACCTCGTCCTGCCAGCCGGCCGCACCGCCGCACTTGTCGGCCGCTCCGGCTCGGGTAAGTCGACGCTGATGGCGCTCGTTCCGCGCCTCTATGACGTCACGGGCGGCGCGGTGTCGATCGATGGCCAGGACGTGCGCGACGTGACGGTGGCGAGCTTGCGGTCGGCGATCTCGGTGGTCAGCCAGGATGTGGTGATCTTCGACGACACCATCCGCGTCAATATCGCCTTTGGCCGTCCCGGCGCGAGCGATGCGGAGATCGAGGCCGCGGCGCGCGCCGCGGCGGCGCACGATTTCATCATGCGGTTGCCGGAGGGCTACGAGACACGAGCGGGCGATCGCGGCTCGCGCTTTTCCGGCGGTGAGCGGCAACGGCTGTCGCTGGCCCGCGCCATTCTCAAGAATGCGCCGATCCTGCTTCTCGACGAGGCGACATCGGCGCTCGACGCGGAATCCGAGCGGCTGGTGCAGGATGCTTTGGCGGGGCTCATGCAGGGCCGCACCACGCTGGTCATCGCCCACAGGCTGTCGACGGTGCGGCAGGCTGATCTCATCGTGGTGATGGACCGCGGCCGGATTGTCGAGACCGGCCGCCATGACGATCTGGTCGCGGCCGGCGGGCTTTATGCCAATTTCCATCGGCTGCAGCTGGCCGATGATGGCGAGATGCAGCCGGCGTGACGCCTATTCGCGATTCAGCAGGCGGTCGACCATCATGTCGGACCAGAAGCGTGTCTTGAAATCGCGCTTCAGCGCCTCGGGGTCGTAATGCTCTTCCACCCAGGTGAAGAAATCGATGCCCTTGGCCTCCCCTTCGCGCTCGTAGAGGTCGAGGAAGGCATCGAGAATGCCGGTCTTGGCGAAGCGGAAATGGCCGTAGCGGGCTGAAAGCTGCCGCTTGGCCTCGGCCACCGGTTCATTCTCGGCAATCAGAAGGAAAAGCGCGGCCATGAAGCCGGCGCGGTCGGCGCCGGACTTGCAGTGGACGAGCACGGGGTACTCAAGATCCGCCAGGAGATCGCGCGCTGCGAACAGGGTTTCCTTGTCGGGCGCTTCGCGGGAGCGCAGCACGAATTCCTTGAGGCTGAGACCCGCGGCCGCGCATGCGTCGCGCTCGAGCGGCCAGGAGCCATAGTCGCGCCCCCCACGCAGATTGATGATCGTGCGGATCCCGTGCCGTGCGATGGCGCGCAACTGCGCCGGCGTGGGTTGGGCCGCACGCCAGAAGCGGTCGGTCACGCGGTGCCGGTTGAGATAGATGACGCGGAAGATGCCATGATCGACGAACAGCATGCTTGCAAAAGCGTTCGCGCGGTCAAGGAACCCGCCAAGCGGACGATCCCATCGGGCGATGCGGGCCATGCGCCGGGCGTAGCGCAATTCGGGCTTCAGTAATCGGTTGAGCACGGATCCTCGAAATCAGCCTCTATGGTCCCGCCCATAGCAGGCCTCTGGCGAACCGGCAATCACCGCCGGTCCAGGATGTGGAGATGGGGCATGGGAGAGAGATGTCTCACCTTGTGCCGGTACCCGTGCAATCTGAGCACTCGCCCGCCATTTCTCAATGTTGTGAAGGAGATTTTAGTCAAGCCGCAGCTACCCGCTTTCGCGGGCCTTGTCGCAGACCCCGATATGGCCTTAGGATTGTCTCCATGGGTGAGCTCGTCGTCAGTGTCCGTCGTCCAGTTCCCGCCGATGTGCCGGGCCTCACAGACGTGCATGACGCAGCCTGGAGGGAGGCCTACCGTGGCGTCCTCCCAGGTCTTGCGCTGGAACGCATGATTGCCAAGCGCGGGCCGGTCTGGTGGTCGACCATGATCCGCCGTGAACGTCCCCTCCTTGTTCTTGATCTCGGAGACCGCATCGGTGGTTATGTGAGCTATGGCCCGAGCCGCACGCTCAACATGACCCAGCGCGGCGAGATCGACGAGCTCTATCTCGATCCATTGTTCCAGGGCCTCGGCTTCGGTACGCGACTGTTTGCCACGGCACGGCGGGATCTCGCATCCAGCGGTCTCAAGGGGCTCGTGGTCTGGGCCCTGGCCGACAATGCGCGGGCCTGCGCTTTCTATGAAAGATTGGGTGGCCGGCGTGCTGGCACGGCGCCAGTGCGTTTCAGCGGTGTGACGCTGGACAAGGTGGCCTTCACTTTTCCATAGAGCTCTTTGGTCCACTGCGCGGTGCCGGGCTACGCCGAGGCGCGGCGCCACCCTTTGGCGTGATGTCGCAAATTTGATTGGCCGGCTATTCGGGGCTTGCGGGCCCATGGCGCGGGCGGGTATGAACGCTCGCCGACATGGTGCAATGCAACAATGCGTAAGAGGTCCCTATGCGTCTCGATGCCGTCAAGATCGGCTCCAATCCCCCCGATACCATCAATGTCGTGATTGAGGTTCCCATCGGCGGCGAGCCTATCAAGTATGAGCTCGACAAGGATGCCGGAACCCTGGTGGTCGACCGCTTCCTCTATACGGCGATGCGTTACCCCGGCAACTACGGCTTCATTCCGCATACACTGTCGGATGACGGTGACCCCTGCGACGTGCTGGTTGCCAATACGCGTGCGATCATTCCCGGTGCCGTCATGGCCTGCCGCCCCGTCGGCGTCCTCCTGATGGAGGACGAATCCGGTGGCGACGAGAAGATCATCGCGGTTCCCTCGCCCAAGCTGACGATGCGTTACGACCGGGTGCAGAACTACAGCGACCTGCCCGATATCACGCTCAAGCAGATCGAGCATTTCTTCGAGCACTACAAGGATCTCGAGCCCAACAAATGGGTGAAGATCTCGCGCTGGGGCGATGCCGAGGAAGCCAAGGATCTCATCCGCAAGGCCATCGAGCGGGCGAACAATAAGGGTTGAGCCGGAGCGGCTCCCCTCATCAGTGATGAGTGACAGGAAGGCCGGTGTCGCGACGCCGGCCTTCTTTCGTTTACGCGTTGGCAGGGATGGTTCGCAGCACCCGGCGGGCCGCTGTCATCGCGATGTCAGGATCTGCTCGGCGATGGCGAGATGCAGGCGCTCCACCATCCGCCCATCGAGCGAAATAGCGCCGGCGCTCGCGTTTTCGGGCAGGGCGAAGGCCGCGACGATGGCCTCCGCCTCGGCGATCTCGTCGGCGGAAGGGGCGAAGGCCGCCTTGGCTGCCGCGATCTGGCTCGGATGGATCACCGTCTTGCCGTCGAAGCCGAGGTCGCGCCCCTGTGCACATTCGGCCGCGAAGCCTTCCGCGTCCCCGATAGCGTTGTAGACGGCATCGAGCACGGCAAGGCCATGGGCACGGGCAGCGACGACGATGGAGGTCAGCAGGGGCACGAGCGTCGCACGGCCTGGGGAAACGCGCATGCGTGTTTCCTTGGCGATATCATTGGCGCCGACCACCAGGCAGGCGAGGCCGGTTTCCCGCGCCGCCGTGACGATGTCGCGGAGGTTCAGGAGGGCGGCCGGCGTCTCGATCATCGCCCATAGCGCCAAGTCACCCGGCGCCCCCGCCCGGCGCATGGCGGCACCGACACGGGCGAGATGGTCCGGGCTGGAGACCTTTGGGATCAGGACCGCGTCCGGCCAGCGCGGCGCATAGGCGAGCGCCGCGACATCATCGGCACCGAAGTCGGTGTCGAGGCCGTTGATGCGCAGGACGACGCGGAGTCCGGCCAGCGGGCCGGCAGGGTCGAGTGCGTCCCGCATCGCCCCCCGCGCCTCTGCCTTCATGGCGGGCGCGACCGCGTCCTCCAGGTCGAGGATGATGGCATCGGCATTAAGCGACCGTGCTTTTTCGATCGCGCGGCGATTGCTGGCCGGCATGTAAAGGACACAATGCAGCGGGCCGGCCGGCGTCGGTTGCGATGCGGGACGCGTCATCCTCCTACGCCCGTCATTCGGCGACCCAGCCGCCGTCGATCTGCTGCATCGAGCCGGTGATGGAGCGTGCTGCATCGGACGCGAGGAACAGGGCGAGCGCGGCCACTTCCTCGACCTTGACGAACTCCTTGGTGGGCTGGGCGGCGAGCAGCACGTTCTTGGCTTCCGCCTCGCTGATGCCGCGGGCCTTGGCCTGGTCCGGGATCTGCTTTTCCACCAGCGGCGTCCAGACATAGCCGGGGCAGATGGCGTTGCAGGTGATGCCGAAGGTCGCGGTCTCCAGCGCCACGGTCTTGGTCAGGCCGGCGATGCCATGCTTGGCCGCGACATAGGCTGATTTGAAGGGCGAGGCCACGAGGGCATGGGCCGAGGCGGTGTTGATGATGCGGCCCCATTTGCGCGCCTTCATGCCCGGCACCGCGGCGCGGGTGGCATGGAACGCGGCCGAGAGATTCAGGGCGATGATCATGTCCCACTTCTCCGGCGGGAACTCCTCGATCGGCGCCACATGCTGGATACCGGCATTGTTGACGAGCACGTCGACCGAGCCGAAGGTCTTTTCCGCGTCCGCGATCAGCTTGGCGCATTCCTCACCCTTGGTGAGATCGGCTGCGACATACGCGGCCTTGACGCCGAAATCCTTCTCGATGCCGCTGCGCTCCTTTTCGATCGCCGCCGCGTCGCCGAAACCGTTGATCACCACATTGGCACCGTCGCTGGCGAGGGCGCGCGCGATGGCAAGCCCGATGCCACTCGTTGATCCGGTCACGACAGCCGTCCGCGATTTCAGTGACATGATGTTACTCCTCGGGGAAAATCAAAGTGTGATCATGAGGCGAAGGAAGGAGGCCTCTCTGGGGCGTTCAATCGGCTGCTGAGCCTTACCAGGAGCCAAGCCTTACTACTCGCATGTTGCGATGCAACTGCAAAGCGCAGAGGCCGTATCACTCTTGCATGAAGGCATTGTCACAGGGGAGTCGCAGGGGGCCTTCAAGTTGCTGATGGTCGTCCCGATCTATGGAGAGGCAGGCCGGATCCCGGCCACACTGGCGCATCATGTGCGGTCCGTGATACGCAAGTGATTGAGATACTGGAGCCCGGTGGCGCGAGCCGGTATGATCCGAGCCGCATTTCAGGTGGCGGGCAAGACGGCAACGGCGGGTGGAGCAGCGGCAAGCGAGGTGAGATTGCCGGCAGTGACGATTTCCAAGAACTCGGGTCCCCAGACTATGTCCTCATCCCGAACGGGTCTGCGCCCGGACGACGCGGGCCACCATCGGCATGTCCATGGCGATGGAGATGCCCATGCCCATTCCCACGAGGATGATTGCGACCATGCGCAAGAGCGTGCGGCCCAGGCCCCGCAGGCGCTCGCCGCGGCGGAAGCCCTGTGCGAGCGGCTCGGCGTACGGCTGACGCCTATCCGCCGCGAGGTTCTCGAGACGTTGCTCGCCACGCATCGTCCCATGGGAGCCTATGATCTCGTCGAGGATCTGGCCCGACGTCACGAGCGGCGCATGGCGCCGATCACCGTCTATCGGGCGCTGGACTTTCTTCTCGAGCACGGCCTCATTCACAAGCTCGCCACGCAGAACGCCTTCGTGGCCTGCCCGCATCAGCATGCGGCCGACGAGCTCGTGATCTTCCTGATCTGCGAGAGCTGTGGCGGCGTGGACGAGATATTCTCGTCGGAGCTGAGCGCCGCGATGCAGGGCATCCGCCGGAAGGCGCGGTTCACGCCGCGGGCCGAGGTGATCGAGATCACTGGCCTCTGCGGCCATTGTGGTGCGATGGCGTGAGTTTCCAAGGCTGTCGCGTCTGCGTCTTGAAGTGCTCCGCGCCGGCGGATAAGAGTGTCCACCCATGAGTTTCGCCCCGATGGCCCTTCCCGATGCAATGCCTGAACTGAGTGGCCCGCGGCCGCGCCACCGCACGGTTGGGGTGGCTGTCGGGAACGTCATGGTGGGCGGTGGCGCCCCCGTCGCCGTTCAATCCATGACCAACACGGACACCGCGGATATCGACGGAACGGTCGCGCAGGTCGCCGCGCTGGCGCGGGCGGGGTCTGAACTCGTCCGCATCACGGTCGACCGCGACGAGGCGGCGCGGGCCGTTCCCCACATCCGGGACAAGCTGCGCGCCCGTGGCGTCCACGTGCCGATCGTCGGCGACTTTCATTTCATCGGCCACAAGCTGCTGGCGGACCATCCCGCTTGCGCTGAGGCGCTGGACAAATATCGAATCAATCCCGGCAATGTCGGCTTCAAGGAGAAGAAGGACCGGCAGTTCGGTATGATCGTCGAGGAGGCGGCGCGGCGCGGCAAGGCCGTGCGCATCGGCGCCAACTGGGGCTCGCTCGACCAGGAACTCCTGACCCGCCTGATGGATGCGAACGCGGACGCCGCCCGGCCGCTGCCGGCACGCACCGTGACCCAGGAGGCGATGGTCCAGTCGGCTCTTATCTCGGCGGAGAGGGCCGAGGAGATCGGGCTGCCACGCAATCGCATCATCCTGTCGGCGAAGGTGTCCGCCATTCAGGACCTGATCGCCGTCTACCGCGAGCTTGCCCGCCGTTCGGACTATGCGCTCCATCTCGGCCTCACCGAGGCGGGCATGGGCTCCAAGGGCATCGTGGCATCGTCGGCCGCCCTTGGCATTCTTCTGCAGGAAGGCATCGGCGATACCATTCGCTTTTCGCTGACGCCCGAACCCGGCGGCGACCGCACGGTGGAGGTGAAGGCGGCGCAGGAACTCCTGCAGACCATGGGCTTCCGCACCTTCGTGCCGCTGGTCGCGGCCTGCCCGGGCTGCGGGCGGACCACGTCGACTGTTTTCCAGGAGCTGGCGCGTGATATCCAGACATGGATTTCCACGTCCATGCCGGAGTGGAAGGCGCGCTATCCCGGCGTCGAGGCGCTGAAC
Proteins encoded in this region:
- the ispG gene encoding 4-hydroxy-3-methylbut-2-en-1-yl diphosphate synthase (flavodoxin), whose amino-acid sequence is MSFAPMALPDAMPELSGPRPRHRTVGVAVGNVMVGGGAPVAVQSMTNTDTADIDGTVAQVAALARAGSELVRITVDRDEAARAVPHIRDKLRARGVHVPIVGDFHFIGHKLLADHPACAEALDKYRINPGNVGFKEKKDRQFGMIVEEAARRGKAVRIGANWGSLDQELLTRLMDANADAARPLPARTVTQEAMVQSALISAERAEEIGLPRNRIILSAKVSAIQDLIAVYRELARRSDYALHLGLTEAGMGSKGIVASSAALGILLQEGIGDTIRFSLTPEPGGDRTVEVKAAQELLQTMGFRTFVPLVAACPGCGRTTSTVFQELARDIQTWISTSMPEWKARYPGVEALNVAVMGCIVNGPGESKHADIGISLPGTGEMPAAPVFIDGAKAMTLRGPTLAADFKALVSDYIERRFGMGERRAAE